GCGCACGGGACGTTTCGGCGGCCGTCGGCGCACAGTACGTCGGGGGCGATCTGGACCAGCACTCGGAGTTCACCGTGGCGACGGCCGCGATCGGAACCACCGAGCAGCCAGTCCGGCGATCAGGAGCCAGTCCAGGCGAACTGCTCTGTGTCACGGGAACACTGGGCCGGAGTGCCGCCGGCGTCCGGGCCTTCGAGTCAGGCGCGATCGGGCTCGGGAACGATCTCTTTCAGTTCACTCCCCGTGTCGAGGCCGGCCAGGCGCTCGCCGGGGTCGCGACCGCCATGATGGATGCAAGCGACGGGCTGGCTCGCTCGCTGCACCAGCTCGGGGCGGCAAGTGACGTGGGCTTTCGGGTAGATGGCGACGCGATCCCGGTCGCCGACGCCCTCGATCGGTTTCTCGCCACCGGGGAAACCGGCAGCGAGGTCGCCACGACCTACGGCGGGGACTTCGAACTCGTCTTTACGATTCCGGAAGCCGAACTCGAGGCCGTGCGATCGGCGCTCTCCGTTCCCGTCTCGGTTCTCGGCACGGTCCAGCCGGCCGAGGCCGGCATCGAACTCGACGGCGAGCCCCTCCCGGACCAGGGCTACACCCACGGCGAGTCTACAGGCCGATGATCTCGATCGGGATCGGCGTGAAACAGAGCAGCCCGAGGACGAAGGTTGCCACCCCGAGAAGCTGTCGCCGGCGATCGAGCGGCGTGTCGACGACCGGCGACGCGGAGCCGATCCAAGCCGCGAGCATCGCCATGAACCCCCAGATGACCCACACCGTGACCATCTGGCCGGCGTCGGTCAGCAGGTAGAGCCCACCAGCCAGCCCGAAAAGCGACAGGGGCACAAGCGGGGCGATCCGCTCCTGGGCCGGCCCGACCATCGCCCGCAACAGATGGCCCCCGTCCAGTTGGCCCACCGGAATGAGATTCAGGAAGGTGATGAACATCCCGACCCAGCCGCCGATGACGACGGGGTTGACGACCAGCCGGGGATCGGCATAGGAGAGTGGCTGGCCCATCGCGGCGGCGATGGCCTGCAACAGGAGCGGGTAGTTGAACTGTATCTCCACGGTCGACTCCGCGGCCATAACCCAGTCGGGGACCTGCACCGGTGGCAGTGACAGTCCGATGACGGTCACGACGACGGTCGCGACCAGGCCCGCCAGTGGGCCGGCGACCCCGATGTCGAAGAGCGCCCTTCGATTCGGGATGCGGCCCTTGACCTTGATCACTGCGCCCATCGTCCCGATGATCGACGGGAAGGGGATGAAGTAGGGGAGGGAAGCCGGCACGTCGTAGTAGCGGCTCAGCACGTAGTGACCGAGTTCGTGGGTCCCCAGCACGCCCATCACCGCGAGCGTGAACGGGAGGGCCTGCAGGATCGCCGGCGAGAACAGATCCTCGACGTAGTACCACTGCGTGCCGACCAACAGCGTCGAGAAAACGGTCGCGACCGCGAGGATCACGTTCGTCCAGGGGACACCGTCGTCGTTCCCCTGGGGGGTCGCCACGAGCACGTACTCACCCAGGCGGCGCTCCAGGCGGACTTCGTAGCCGGCCGCCCGAAACTCGGGCCAGACGGACTCGACGAGTCGCTCCCGGTCCACCAGCGGGTCGCCGTAGTAGTGGATTCCCTCCTCGGCCTCGCTCACTTCGTACACGCGGAAGACCGAGCGCATGGCCTCGGGCGAGGGGAGCCTGTCCGGGGTGGCCGGCGGCATGGGCGGCGATTCGTATTCGAACAGTAAAACGGCGTCGCGTTCGGAGAAGCGACCCGTGCAAACGGGGCGAAACGGTGTTGGAGCGATCTGCACGTGGGATTTCCCACGTCGAGAGTCTGGCCCGAACGGATGATTTCTGGTCGTCTCTCAGTAGGTCTCGACTGGGACCCCCAGTCGTTCGAAGTCCTCGACGTTCGCCGTCAGGACGGCGTCGTCAAGAACCGAGGCCATCGCAGCGATGTACGCGTCGTTTGGACCAACGCCGGCGTGGCCGCCGGCCTGATCGTCAGCCGCCGCAAGTAGCTCCCCGGCCGTTCGAGCGATTTCCGCATCGACTGCAACCCGTGGATAGCCCAGCATGCGATTGCGCACCTCCCGACTCGTCGTGTCGCTTCGCGCTGTCCCAACACCGTAGTAGACCTCGGCGATAACTGGCGTCGGCAACCATTGCATTTCCCCGTTTTCGACGAGTGTTGTGCCCTTCGCAAACGCGCCCGGATCTTCAGCCATCAAATCGAACAGATACGAGGAGTCGATAATCATTCTCCCGTCTCGTTGGTTTCAAACGCGTCGCGAGCGCTTTCGAGACGGTCCCGATCACCGTTCCGGAAGCGTTCGACCGCCTCTTTGGCGTTTCTGGCTTCCACCTCCGTCAGCAACCCGGCGACATCGCCCGGGGGCGGGCCGCGAGTCATTCGGCGAAGTGTCTCTTCCATCGTCTCCCCCTCGTTCTTGTGGGCGCTCAGCCACTCGTGGTATTCCTCGGAGACGCGGATGGTTTTGACCATAGAATATATTAGGATATATGGGTCGAAGAGTGTTACGGCCACCCCCAGCAGGCTCACCGAGCGCGTACGCGAGAGCGGCGAAAGGTAATTAGGACTGTATGCAGTTTGCATACACATGAGCACGTCACTCCGGGTTTCCGAGGAGACGAAAGCCATCCTCGAACGGCTGAAACGGGAGGACGAAACCTTCGACGAACTGCTGGCACGGCTTGCAACGAACGAACAGCCGATCAACGTCGGTGCCTGGAGTGAGGAGCAGGCAGACCGCGCACGGGAGGCTGTGAAACGCTCCCGGGAGAGTTTCGAGCGATAATGTTCCTGGACTCCTCGGTCATCATCGACATGCTCGAAGGCGTTCCGGCGGTCGTCGAGTACGTCGAAGATCGCGGACAGCCCTACCTCACGTCCACACTGTGTGTGTTCGAGGTCATCAATGGCGAAGTCGGCTTCGGGGCCACGGATGTCGTCGCGATTCGCCAGGAGTTCGGTGGCGTTCGAGCGCTCGATCTCACCGAACAGATCGCCCTGGAGGCAGGCCGGATGCAGAGCCAGTTGATGGACGACGGGGAGCGCATGGCGACTCGGGACCTCTTGATTGCCGCGACAGCCCGATCGACGGGGGACGAACTCGTGGTCTCCGACGGGGATTTCGAAACCCAACTGCTTGCGGATCTGATGGACGTGACCTATCTGGGCGAATCGTAGTGGTGGCGACTCTTCTCGATCGTCTGAATTGTGGTGTGTCGCAGGCGGTTTCAAATGAGATTGAAGTGAAAGGTGTGAATGATTGGGCCAGCGTTTTCAGAAATTATTCAGCGGGGAATTTAGTCGAGTATTGCGCACGAAAACGGTCGTTTTCGGGCAGTCTGTACGAAATATACTTTCTTTATTACCTGAAAAGGTGGCCCGAAAGTCAAGCTATTATCCTGGCACAAATTTCCCAATAGCCTTCGCAATGGATCCAATCATATCCCCGACTGAGTTAGCAATCTTGCTTCGGTGATTTCTCCGAAGTTCCAATCTGTGTCCTTTTGCACGATGAATTTCTTTTTCCGCCTCTATGGAAATCAATTTCAGTCTTAGTTTCTCTTTTGGGGTGAGCGCCTCAGTACTTAGAAAGTCATCCCCCATCCCTTCAACCTCCAATATTGGCTCGTCCAAATCAGAATCTGGGAAATTCGCCCTGAATACTTTCATTCTTGCTTCTACGCCGAACTCCTTATTATGCAGCCAGTCAATATCGCACTCTTTCAGATCCTCAAAATTGAAAATTTCCAGGAGCTGTTTCTCAAACCAATCTATCTCTTCTTTATTAGGGGTATCTTGTGCCATTATTTGCCTTCCATAGTGTGGGCTGAATAAAATTGCGGGCACACGAAATTTGAAAGAGGAATTGTTTGTTACTGAGGTTAGGTCTGGGTAAGTGCGTCTTTTTTATCCTCGGTTAAAGAAAATTGAACTTCCTTTTCCAGTATACCGGTAGTGGAGTCAATTTGAATCGTGGCGGTGATTTCATCTGGATACTTTTCTCGTGGGGAGCCTTCGATATTATCTCCAATTCCCCGTCTTTCATTTGGATCTAGATTGTAATTTTTATCATTCGTCAAATTTTTTCGTCTGGATGTTTGATTAAACATTTCCAGCTTTTCATCCATGTCTTTAGGAATGATATTCATGTCTGAAATTGTGGTGGGTTCTCTTCCTTTATTTTCGATTTCTAATTTCACTTCATATTTCGTAGCGGATATTTTATCTTCCATTGATACTGAACCCAATAGTGTGGTATATACGGGATAATACTCGCTGTGAGATACTTCTAATATGTTTAGCTCTGCAGATCTAGCCTTCATATCCATTATTTGATAATAAATTAATACTACTGTGAACAGGGATACCAGTATTGTTAGAATATCATTCCATCTGTTAAACAACAAATCCCCAATCATTCTCTTGATTAAAGTTCTATAGCTGGAAAATTACTTAAATCTTAGAGTCCGTAGAGACGGGATCTATCCAGTGCACGATTTATAGTGGACCTGGAAGTTTCCAATTCACTCGCGGCGGTCCGTTTTGAGATGTTGTCCTGTTTGACCATATCAAGTGTCGCGACAACCTGATCGTAGTTCTCGGCCGGGACAAGATGCCCGGCGTCAGTTTCGAATCCGAGCAGTGGACGACCGTGATGGTAGCCGTCTTCCCGACGTCGTGAAGCGATACCCTCTTTCGTTCGCTGCTGAGCCATCTCGGCTTCAAGCTGGGCAAAAACACCGAACAGGCGGAGGAGAGCGGCCTGGCACAGGTCGTTGCCTTCAGGCAGAAGAGGTTGTTTTCGTCAATAAACGGTACACAAAACAGGGCGGCGGTCAACCGTCAAGCACGCTCACCGAGCGCGAAGCGCTCGGGCCGAGGAACCCCCGAAGGGGGTGACGACGGCTTTTGGTCCAGATTTTGCGAGCGACGGAGCGTTCTCCGTCGCGAAGTAAAAGGTGGGTATGAATGGGCCGGCGCGAATTTGAATCGCGGTTACGGCCACCCGAAGGCCGAAGGATACCAAGCTACCCCACCGGCCCGCATCCAAAGCGAAGGCACGACACGGGTTTAACGTTTCGAAAGCGCCCTAGAACGAGTAGCCGTCGGTGTCCAGATAGTTGTGCACGACCGAAATCGTGTGATCGGCGTGCAGGGCTTTGGGCCCCACGCTGACCCGGTAGTCGGCGTACTCCGCGAGAAGATCGCGCTCCTCGGCGGTGAAATCGAGGTGATCCGAGAGCACGAAGGCCGGGTTCTCCGGCGGCTCGACACTCGCGAGCGGGTCGCCGTCCTCGTGGAGCTGGACGATCGCCCCCTCACGAGCCGCGGCCTTGAGCACCGACTCGAAGCCCCGATTCGAGACGTAGATCCCCGGGGTCGATTCGACCTCGCTGTGACCGATGGCGTCCGCCCGGGCCTCCAGAGCCTGGCGCAGCAGGCTGGCGATATTCCGCTCGTCGGGGTTCATGTAGCGGAGCTCCACCCCCTCGATCTTGATCGTGACCGTATCCGAGAGCACCAGATACACCCGCAC
This region of Halodesulfurarchaeum sp. HSR-GB genomic DNA includes:
- the thiL gene encoding thiamine-phosphate kinase, whose translation is MDEQAARSIVEGLVNAAGDDAAVVDGTVLTIDMLHERTDFPPGTSRYTAGWRSVGVSLSDVAAMGASATATVAAFGVPDFETDVLEAFLEGARDVSAAVGAQYVGGDLDQHSEFTVATAAIGTTEQPVRRSGASPGELLCVTGTLGRSAAGVRAFESGAIGLGNDLFQFTPRVEAGQALAGVATAMMDASDGLARSLHQLGAASDVGFRVDGDAIPVADALDRFLATGETGSEVATTYGGDFELVFTIPEAELEAVRSALSVPVSVLGTVQPAEAGIELDGEPLPDQGYTHGESTGR
- a CDS encoding PIN domain-containing protein — encoded protein: MMFLDSSVIIDMLEGVPAVVEYVEDRGQPYLTSTLCVFEVINGEVGFGATDVVAIRQEFGGVRALDLTEQIALEAGRMQSQLMDDGERMATRDLLIAATARSTGDELVVSDGDFETQLLADLMDVTYLGES
- a CDS encoding site-2 protease family protein, which gives rise to MPPATPDRLPSPEAMRSVFRVYEVSEAEEGIHYYGDPLVDRERLVESVWPEFRAAGYEVRLERRLGEYVLVATPQGNDDGVPWTNVILAVATVFSTLLVGTQWYYVEDLFSPAILQALPFTLAVMGVLGTHELGHYVLSRYYDVPASLPYFIPFPSIIGTMGAVIKVKGRIPNRRALFDIGVAGPLAGLVATVVVTVIGLSLPPVQVPDWVMAAESTVEIQFNYPLLLQAIAAAMGQPLSYADPRLVVNPVVIGGWVGMFITFLNLIPVGQLDGGHLLRAMVGPAQERIAPLVPLSLFGLAGGLYLLTDAGQMVTVWVIWGFMAMLAAWIGSASPVVDTPLDRRRQLLGVATFVLGLLCFTPIPIEIIGL
- a CDS encoding antitoxin VapB family protein; this translates as MSTSLRVSEETKAILERLKREDETFDELLARLATNEQPINVGAWSEEQADRAREAVKRSRESFER
- a CDS encoding PIN domain-containing protein; this translates as MAEDPGAFAKGTTLVENGEMQWLPTPVIAEVYYGVGTARSDTTSREVRNRMLGYPRVAVDAEIARTAGELLAAADDQAGGHAGVGPNDAYIAAMASVLDDAVLTANVEDFERLGVPVETY
- the trmY gene encoding tRNA (pseudouridine(54)-N(1))-methyltransferase TrmY is translated as MRRFIVLGHTAPTDPDFDLDDLAGGAGRLDVLARCVNSAFFLSHAIRENVRVYLVLSDTVTIKIEGVELRYMNPDERNIASLLRQALEARADAIGHSEVESTPGIYVSNRGFESVLKAAAREGAIVQLHEDGDPLASVEPPENPAFVLSDHLDFTAEERDLLAEYADYRVSVGPKALHADHTISVVHNYLDTDGYSF